From a region of the Longimicrobiaceae bacterium genome:
- a CDS encoding DUF4242 domain-containing protein — translation MPRYMVERTFPEGLVIPMNEEGAQACLSVVGTNAEEGVTWVHSYVSGDRAKTFCIYDGPTPEAIRKVAERNQLPVNQITEVRVLDPYFYR, via the coding sequence ATGCCGCGCTACATGGTCGAACGCACCTTTCCCGAGGGGCTCGTGATCCCCATGAACGAGGAGGGTGCGCAGGCGTGCCTGTCCGTGGTCGGCACCAACGCGGAGGAGGGCGTCACCTGGGTGCACTCCTACGTGAGCGGCGACCGGGCCAAGACCTTCTGCATCTACGACGGGCCGACCCCCGAGGCCATTCGCAAGGTCGCGGAGCGGAACCAGCTCCCCGTGAACCAGATCACCGAGGTCCGGGTCCTCGACCCGTACTTCTACCGCTGA